DNA from Ziziphus jujuba cultivar Dongzao chromosome 2, ASM3175591v1:
TGTCTTCTACAGAAATGCCTCTCAAATTAAGCTCCTCTAACCTATTTAAAAGCCCCAAGTCCTCTGGTAAGTTGGTAAGGCTTACACAACCTTCAAGGTTTAGAAATTTGAGAGATTTCAGACCACCCATGCTTGTTGGAAGATTTTGTAGACTATTGCAAGCTTTCAGGTTCAAGATAGTAAGCCTTTCAAGAAGTGTGATGGATGGGTGAATCTCCAAGAGATTCACACAAGCTACAAGAATCAACTTCTCTAGATTTGGAACCACCCCAAAGTCTTCAAACTTTCTTAAATTTGTTGAATAACTTATGTCAATGgttttcaaattgtttaaagGCTGTTGTATTGAAATGGGAAAAAACATTAGTTATTTCGtcagacaaaatatatattttccaaaacagATTAGCAAAGAACAAGAAATTCTAATGATATTTACCTTGATAGAGTTGTTCCAAAGGTGTTTGCTCAACCACAACTTCAATTCAACAAGTCCACCTCGTTGGAAATTTGATGGCAAATATTTGACAGGAAATTCATGCCACCTAAGGAATCGTAACTCTTTAGAAAGATGTTCAATATTCAGTTTCTGACCATCTCTCATTTCCAAGACAAGATTATGAATAATGAGCAATCTTAACTTCTTCATGTTTGAGAAGGCTTCAAAATTGCAAACCAATTTCTTCGGTGTTAGAAAACAGCATACTATGGCTTCCACTTTTGTTCCCTAATAGTTAAGATTAAAACATACAAGTGAAACATAAAGTGAAACATAATGTGTAAGAGGCTGTATATAATGTACAGCCAAATGCCGCAtaaaaactgtatatatatataatttataaaaacacGTACTTCAAACATGCCAAATGAACAAAATCATCTAAATATATTACTGTTctaaaaaataactaataataataataattgttaagatgaacaaggaaacaaaaatatgatagccTCAAAATTACAACATActaaatttatgaaattgaaatattatgAAATACACATGCCAAAAatcatgattttaattatgtgaGAAAACATCTTACCGTGTTATGCTCTAAAACATGACATAAATCATCATAATCCCATATTCTACAGCGTCTTCCTGGTTCATTGCGAGATTTTCCCCGAACAATTTCCTTTCCCATCTCTTGCAATAAGTCATGCATCCAAAGTTTGTCATGATTGTCAACATGTAGGAGagatttatcaataagaatttttatatcaatttctGGAAAGAAACCACAAGCATCCataatttgaataatattatctttttgaaatccattgaagAAGCATGCAATATCTAGGAAAATACTTTTCTCTGTTTCCTCAAGTCCATCAAAACTGATTTGAAGTACTTTCATAATCTCCATGTTTGGATACTCCTTCAGCCTATCCAAAGCACTTTTCCATTGATTTACACTTTTTCCACACAAAAAGGAACCTAGTACTTCTAAAGCTAATGGAAGACCGTTAGCATAATCTATCACTTGTTTAGACAAGTTCTCATATTCCGTTGAAGGATGAGTACCTTTGAAGGCTTTGTGAGAAAAAAGTTGAAGACCTTCAGCATAATTCAATTCCTCAACTCTATATATTCTACACTCTATATATGTACTTAGAAGCAAACTTTCATCTCTAGTAGTTACAATTATTCTGCTTCCAGAGCCAAACCAATTATTTTTCCCAGCTAATGCTTTTAGCTGGTCTAATTTGTCAACATCATCAAGGACAACAAGTACTTTCTTATGGCATAACTTACTTCTTATCATGTCCATTCCTTTATGAATATCCCTTATTTTTGTAGGCAAGCCATTCAGAATGTCTGAAAGGAGAACATTTTGTAAATACACAAGaccatttttcttattttcacaAACTTCTCTAACATTTGAAAGGAAGCTGCAACCTTCGAATTGAGAAAACATCCGATCATAATAAGCTTTGGCAAGAGTTGTCTTCCCTATTCCACCCAACCCACAAATTCCAATAGAGTGAACATTATCCAATGATGAAGTACAAACACAAACATTTAGTTTCTCTAGTCGTGAATCTATACCAAAAAGGTCCTCTGAAATGTTTAACTGTGCAACACCAAGTTTATCTGATACCTTCACGATAAAGTCTTGTATAAATTTTGCTTCATTCCTtagaaattcaaacatgaaaaCCATTGTAAGTGAAAGTATAGCATTAAGTTTATAAATGTAATTTCTcaacttaaataaatttgtacaaaatttttgtattttgttaattatctcTTATATTATAATGGGAGACATGCACGGTAATATGGAAAATGCTACCGGCCAGTTATCACTTCACCATATAAATTTTTGATTATGTATTAAGGTAATTAACACTAATACTTGTCACCTTCTTAAAGACTTAAAACCGATTTATATGTTTAtccatgtataaaaataaaaattccatctGCAACAATAGATAAGGCCGAATTATCAATTAGTCAAACCATGTATTTGAAGTTTATTTGGATTAATcgactatatatatgtgtaaatgtttttaggaattgaaattcttacaaaagaaaaatataaatataaaaagatatatgtttaaatttgtttttttattttttatttttatttttaatgctaATAAACATATCTGTGTGTGTGTTTGATAATTTCTGTTAATGCATCCCTCcaaccttttatatatatatatatatatatatgcacatgtatatgtatgtgtCTTCTTGTTTCGAAAGTAAATCATAGATCAAAAGGGAAAAAGGGGAAGAAAtagataaaaggaaaaggaCATGTATATATTGCCTACCCATCATGTAAAGCGCATCCAGCAAGACTGGCAACTTGTGTTAAAGCATTCCTCCATCTCTGCACCTTTTGACTAAAATCTTGTTCATATCTGTGGAATGGTTCTCCAAAACTTCCAATCTGCTTCCTTACATGAGATGGATCCACATGGTAGAAAATTGGCAGAACAATCTGTTTATAGGCCTCCCTGCATTCGAGAATCTTGAcaagttcatccaaacaccaacTCGAAGAAGCATAGTTTTCTGAGAGAACGACGACCGAACAGCGTGAATTTTCGATGGCTTTCAACAGTTCTGGGGAAATGGGTTTGCCTCTCTCAAGTTTATCATCGTCTAAGAAGGTGTAGATTCCTTTCTGACAAAGAGCTGCATAGAGATGACTTGTAAAATTGTTGCGGGTGTCTTCACCCCTAAAACTCAAAAACACATCATATTCTGTTCTaggagacgaagaagaagaagaagaagacattgaGTAAGATCTTTTCCTAGTTGCAAAGTAGAGAGATAATAAGAATATAGCTCAAAGGGTCTATATAATTATCAGAGAGGTCAGATTTGTGCAGTAACCGGACTTAGAAAAAGGAATGCAAATTAGTAACACCTATGTGTATATAAAATTAAGCCCAGATCTGCCCATATGATTCCATTCATATTTGCAAGTGGAAGAGATGATAAGAATATAGCTTCAAGGGCCTATATAATTATTGGAGAGGTCAGATTTGCCCACaggattccatatatatatatatatataaaaataagccCAGATCTGCCCACAAGATTCCATTCCAGCTTTACGCATTTTAAGGTTTACTTTATCATAGGGCTGCACATTGTGTAGGAACCTTACCGGaaacaaggaaaaaataataaaaaaaataaaaaagaaagaaagcgtGTTTCGTCCATTATTTCCAGGAAATTAGGTGCTCAGTTTTCCTTTTCCTGTTTGGTCTGACTTGtttctatataattattatttaacaaaacCTAGTGGCTTGGTTTAGACCAACAAAATTGTACATTTTAAAAATCGTCTATTCTAGTTTTATAATTACCTctcaactatatataaaaatgtaggggaaaaaaaacacaataatgatataatttaaaatctccATATTACCTCTACTAATAAAACAACATGTACATTTTAAGGGTAAATTTTGTCTGCCTCTTTTGACGTTTTGATCAAAACACATTGACAAGAACTACAACggagccaaaaaaataaaaaacctgcAGTTCCAGAATTCACAGAAAAGATCATGGAAAATGATTTACCACTTAAGAAGCTTGGCCTCCTGCTTCCAAACGATTTGAGTTGTATTTGTATCTCTGCCCCTCTATTGTGTTTTACTACTATGGAGTCCTCTTATCATTTGAGCTGCACTTCTGGGACAACTCTCTGTTGTGTATTGTTGCCGTTTAGTTCACAGGCAATTCATCATACGCTGGCAAATGACAGTATTTTTGGGAGAATCAATTAACCAGTCCAATTGAAAGGTTCTGATTATTTTAGAGCAACCCACATTTGGAAGAATATTATGTCTAATCAATCATAAATCATATAATCCAtagaaatttgaataaaaataatttgagatTGAATTTGGAGAGCATCGGTTTTGAATTGTTTAATtagtatttaaaagtatatttttcaTCTGTTTTATAATACATTTCTAAAATTACTATCATTTTGCATGAAAAAGTATCATGGGTTCTTGTAtggttaaaatattatattgatcaTTCCATTTGTACTGGCCCGACTACTGGCTATTGGGATGGGGCATAGTCCATGGGCTGGGGTTCTGCTCTTGAAGAGCTACATATTCGTTCAAGTGGGGATATCATAAGTGGGCTTTATGGTTTTGAGTCATTAGTTTCAATGGACATTTGGCTTCCTTGCCGGTGTTTGACCTGGAGGGACAATATTGACTTAGAAGGCTTTAAAATTAACTTGCCAGTGTTTGACTTGAAGGGCCAATATTGCCAGTGTTTGACGTAGGCTTAAGTTGTGAAGCCTTTTACAATTAGAAAGTTCAAGAACTTGGAGAGAATTCAAACTATTTAAATGCTTGTTGGAAGCTTTTCTAGACTATGGCAACGAATCAGATTCATTAAAGTAGAGGGTAAATTTTGTCTATTTGTCCCTTTTAATGTTTGATAAAAACACATTAACGAGAACCTGCTATCTCAGAATTACACaaaagattaggaaaggatcTTAATTTTACTGAACAGAGAATCAGTAAACAGAGATTTTATTGAAGTAGTATCCAATTAGGTCGGAGAAACAGTTTCCGGTTAGTAATGGACAACTTTCATACACCTtcaggatatatatacatatatatgtgtgtgtgtatatatatatatatatattttatttttggatcagTTACGTATTTCTAACAAAATAGTTCatctttttgggtaaaaaaataaaaaataaaaacgaaggCAATTCTTGCACTCTGCTACCACGGGAGAAAATCTACACCAAGTTCTATAACACTTAAAAGTACTTTTCCCCCTCCTTTCTAGACTACGAATGCTCTATTGCTCCACTTTTAAGAACAACATTCTATATATAAACTTACTGCTTTGTGATTAACATGTATCAGTATCCAAACAAGGTTCAATGATTTAATTCTTAGTTTTACCCCTAGATCTGTTCATGACCTGCGGTGTACATGAGTTTCATGGTGCTTTTTAGAttgaaaaacaatatattttggCAAGTTTGAAAACTAAAATGCCGAAAGAAAGTTTAGGGATTTACGGTGGTAATAACCATTCAAAAAGTAAATGATAACATTTTCCTTTGTACACTATTTCTCTATggtcatttattattttacattttcctATACACCACTATCAATAAATTTTAACTTAAAGATTGTTGTTAGAATGGTTTTatacatgtaaatatatatctagATAAGTTGTTGCTCGTTGAAAGTACTTTGATATCTCTGCACAATAACAAACAGGTTAATTCCTCAAATCTCTCCATCAAAAGTAATTTGGTTGTTTTTAGTTTGCTTATAACTATGGTATGGAAATGTTGTAATTTTCAGTCTTCAGTTCTTTTTTcggccattattattattattattattattattattttcacctTCTATTTTTGATAAACATGTAAGTGGAGTGAAAAAGATACCGGTACATAATGTAAACTGTTCAATTTAGCTGCTTAGGTTATATTTATAAGTTGTGGTTGAAATTCCAAGCAGATAAACACAATATTTCTTTATCCTTCTAGTATGATGCCAAtaatgtggaatttttttttcaccaatTTGGATTGTATATTAAGTTAATTGTTTATTCAGTTTCCTTTTCACTACTGTCTTTCTTGTAGTCATAACTCATGACCAAGCTGTTTATTTTTTGGCACCTCTGTCTTTTACTGGTTCCTACTTTGTCATATCCGctgttttacttttaattttctgtACCTTGTGATAAACAATAGTTCTACAAATCACCCTCTATTCTTTAAAGCCCATTTGATTGGTGGACCTATAAGATATATTACTGGATTCACTGGAATACAGTAATGGAAGCTGTATTGAGTTGGGACAGATGAGGGTCCTATGCTGTTACTGGAAGATAGGAATTTCCTTTTTGTTCACTTCCTTCCTTTTACTATGGTTTTATCTACAAAAGTGTCTTTTAAAGTTAAGGTCTTGGTATATATGATAGATACAGATATTTTTTCCATGGACATgtcatttcttattttgattgaaTCTTGAATCTATGCTTACAAAGTTTCTCATTTGTAGGATTGCTACATTGACATCTGC
Protein-coding regions in this window:
- the LOC107419559 gene encoding disease resistance protein RUN1-like, which produces MSSSSSSSSPRTEYDVFLSFRGEDTRNNFTSHLYAALCQKGIYTFLDDDKLERGKPISPELLKAIENSRCSVVVLSENYASSSWCLDELVKILECREAYKQIVLPIFYHVDPSHVRKQIGSFGEPFHRYEQDFSQKVQRWRNALTQVASLAGCALHDGNEAKFIQDFIVKVSDKLGVAQLNISEDLFGIDSRLEKLNVCVCTSSLDNVHSIGICGLGGIGKTTLAKAYYDRMFSQFEGCSFLSNVREVCENKKNGLVYLQNVLLSDILNGLPTKIRDIHKGMDMIRSKLCHKKVLVVLDDVDKLDQLKALAGKNNWFGSGSRIIVTTRDESLLLSTYIECRIYRVEELNYAEGLQLFSHKAFKGTHPSTEYENLSKQVIDYANGLPLALEVLGSFLCGKSVNQWKSALDRLKEYPNMEIMKVLQISFDGLEETEKSIFLDIACFFNGFQKDNIIQIMDACGFFPEIDIKILIDKSLLHVDNHDKLWMHDLLQEMGKEIVRGKSRNEPGRRCRIWDYDDLCHVLEHNTGTKVEAIVCCFLTPKKLVCNFEAFSNMKKLRLLIIHNLVLEMRDGQKLNIEHLSKELRFLRWHEFPVKYLPSNFQRGGLVELKLWLSKHLWNNSIKPLNNLKTIDISYSTNLRKFEDFGVVPNLEKLILVACVNLLEIHPSITLLERLTILNLKACNSLQNLPTSMGGLKSLKFLNLEGCVSLTNLPEDLGLLNRLEELNLRGISVEDRDLPSSMALLENLKTLSCSGGRQWNNMMNIIVGKGLSSSAGLFSLKELKLVSCGLGNGAFPDNLDCLVSLEYLNLSNNDFSHLPVGFNKLSKLSCVDLSHCRHLELLPKLPPGVEWVGLDYCVSLDKCLDPLMKEQCSLGCSATCTGCLKLPRRQGSERIAFTLLKGYLQHLPSKRFDVLLPGKEIPSWFTCPSFEPCIELQLDPNWFNSKWMGFALFSCIHIPSPIFSCNLVIHQMDYAFSVTNTYKADVVSAAGSPVDHLWLLYVPRNEIDADLQNNNCTELTFSFTTTNLDEKTLTMEYIRSCGVRLVYEQDIEAMDSISSNRIEYPFEG